In Sphaeramia orbicularis chromosome 5, fSphaOr1.1, whole genome shotgun sequence, the genomic stretch tgactcgggttttaaagatttgattaaaaattggtgatgaaagtctcccgcagctttaagagGGAAACTGAACCTTATGAAACTACTCAATtcctcctgattttttttttttttttttaaacattatattcataattatgtgtGCACAGTTTTCTTTAGGCACCAAGGGAAACCTTAAACATTGATGcatgtttggaaaaaaaagtgtcatttttcacagtttacAAATTGATGTCATTTCCATCCACTGACGAAGAGGACTGTGGTGCTCCTTagtagttaaaaaaacaaactaatgttCACATATTACCAGAAATTTTTTTATAGTGGCTGACATAAGCTTTCTTTTCTTGAAACAATGCAGAGCAGCATCTTGTTCTgacaaattaacaaaatgcacTGATTTAAATCCAGTGTCAGATTATGCAGCATGGATCTATTTTGTGCCCCTATTCTATCTATAAAGCCAATTTAGATGAAaatacaaatgcacaaataaattaCTTCAATTTTATTAATGACTACACAGTATGTGCCATAACATCCAGGAAGTTATCAGTCATTCTCTCATCTCTGTCTGTCTTTGACTTCTGTACTCAGAAGCAAATTACACTAAGATGATGTGGGTCAAAACTCAATCTATTAATATTAATCTAGAATGTTTCTGTGTAGTGAAGTTTTGTCTTAGAGCATATAAGATACAGTTAATTTAAAAACGCAACATCTAATACTAAAAAATAGACACTAATCAGATTATCTTAAGTATAAACCTATACTTGATTAGATTAAAAATCCATGTTTCAAAATGGTCTTCAGATGCTGCACTGAAAACTACTAAGTGGTCATCATATTTTTTTGAAGTTACCTGAGACAGGAGAAAGTGCCAAACATGGCTCCAGCAGCCATTCCTACTGCAAACCCCATCATGAAGCCCATCTTGACCCGGTCAAAACAGCTGGGCTGGGTCTGTCCATATGGACCTACAGCCACGGGCATCTGGAGAGGACAGACAGGTTAGACATGAAGTAGATGGatgtctgtttcagtgtgatGTCCAGTATGAGCTGATGGCAAGAGGCAGAAAACTAAATCCTACTCCAATATAGCTTTCCCCTTCATGTTATTCCACCCCCAAAACTGTTGGTGAGGGCCAAGTCAAATGTTTACTAATATATCTGATAACCCTGTCATTAGATTGCAAGTACAGCAACAAAACAGAGCAGGGACTGTGACTATAGTTACAATACAGAGCTTCGAGTTAATTTCATGTTATGTACCAAAGTAGCTAATCCTTAAACTACAGACAGTGGATCCTACTGGTTTAAAGAAGGCTAGGCTAACATCAACGAGCCCCCTTTGGGTCATGAGGTCaccttctgttcttttctgttggaCAACTAAGATATGACGATGGATGCGgcattccaaagtgctgggagatTATTTTATTAGAATATATCCCACCTCAAAGCATTCCAGACAATCCATAttgaacataaacaaatatggaGGACCGCAGATAAATTCCTATTTGCTTtcttactgaagaggcattttgactaTCGAcagttagggctgggcgataaaatgattacgatatatattacaatataacttttcctcgatacaaatgagacatgctcgatacaatttcgatcataattaagtagcacagCACCGCACCAATCACGCTGAAGTCACGTCACATTAGGTTGGGGCACATAGCACAGGCGTAAGAGCTAGCTGCAGCACATATGCCAATGTTTGGCTTGAGATGGAAGAGGCCAAACCACGGATGAGCTTATTATACATTGcgatgtttttttcattgcgaacTTGCACATTGTTTGCCGCTATTAATGTGTTGACATCACGTTGCAGTTCGCGGTAAGGTTGGGGTACTTCTTTCTGGTCCCACTTTGCAACAAGGATCTCCGGCTTGGACAGGCGTTACATTGCATTTTACCGAGTTGAATGTCGGAAACTTTCCatctcccagcactttggaatgcagcattagcTGCATCATTTCACCTCTTCCATCTCGTTTAC encodes the following:
- the romo1 gene encoding reactive oxygen species modulator 1 codes for the protein MPVAVGPYGQTQPSCFDRVKMGFMMGFAVGMAAGAMFGTFSCLRIGMRGRELMGGVGKTMMQSGGTFGTFMAIGMGIRC